The sequence TCTGTCAAATGATGAGTTGTTCACTCCATCAGCAGTCTAGAATGAAAAGAAGCTGTCCACCTAGAGGACAGCTTCTTTAATAATCAAATCGATTATACAAACATACCAGCTATTGCAGCGCTTAGTAATGAAGCGAGTGCACCGGCAATGACGGCTTTTAATCCTAATCGGGCAATATCCCCTCTGCGGTCAGGGGCAAGGTTACCAAGTCCACCAAGTAAAATACCCAATGAAGAAAGGTTCGCAAATCCACAAAGAGCGAAGGAGATGATGGCTACCGCTTTATCCGATAAGTTCCCGATTTCAGGAGCAAACGCGGAATAAGCAACGAATTCGTTGATGACAAGCTTTTGTCCAATGAAGTTTCCGGCGATGACTGCTTCACTCCAAGGTACTCCAATCGCAAATGCAAGTGGAGCAAAAGCATATCCAAGTAAGAGTTCAAGTGAAAGGCTGTCAAAACCGAACCAACCACCTACAAATCCGAGTAAACCATTAATAAGGGCAACGAGTGCAATAAATGCAAGTAGCATTGCACCGATATTTAAAGCTAATTGAAGCCCGACGCTGGCACCTTTAGCCGCTGCATCGATGACATTTGCCGAATCAGAATCCGCTTCCATATCAAGCTCTTTTGGTTCAGGTGTATTATCTGTCTCAGGTACAAATAACTTTGCCAATACGAGTCCTGCAGGAGCTGCCATGAAGCTTGCTGCCAATAAATATTCCAAAGGAACGCCCAGTAAGGAATACCCGACTAATACGGAACCCGCAACGGAAGCAAGTCCACCTGTCATGACTGCGAAAAGTTCCGATTCAGTCATTTTAGATAGATAAGGCCTTACTACTAACGGGGCTTCAGTTTGTCCGACAAAAATATTCGCTGCTGCAGACAGTGACTCGGCCTTTCTTGTTCCTAAAAGCTTTGCCAATCCGCCACCTAAAATTTTGATGAAAAACTGCATGATTTTAAGATAGTAAAGGACTGAAATTAACGCAGAAAAGAAAATAACGACTGGAAGGACATTAAACGCAAAAATAAACGCAATATTGGATTCTTCCGTATAAAGACCACCGAAAAGGAAGGTGATACCTTCGTTTGAATAATTGATTATAGCGTTGACACCTTGAGTCAACCATTTAAGAGAACTTTGACCCCAAGAAGTTTCTAACACGACAAAAGCGAAAAATAACTGTATAGCTAGTCCTCCAAGGACGGTTCTGAAATTAATACGCTTTTTGTTCGTAGAAAATGCAAAAGCAATTCCCAGAACGACAATGATACCCATGATACCCCATAAATATTGCACTTCTTTCACCTCTTCAAAATTTAAGTTTGTAACTTGATGCTTTCGGTTTTTTATTTTACAATTCTTTCAGACGTCTGACAACCTACAATTACACGAATTTAGTGAAGTTGTACGGACAACATCGTCTTTAGTATGCGCCAATAAAGCGTTTTCATGAAAGGGGATACAAATTATGAAGATCAGAAAAAATTTTTTGGAAGGCTTGGAACAAAAAGTATATATATATGAAAACAAGAAAGAAGAGCTCATATTAATTGCGGTGCCGTGTATTCAATGGTCTTATTCTTTTACCTATGAAGAGGAAGATATACACACAAAATTATTCCATTCATTACAGGAGAGGGTTTCAGGAGAGACAGCAACCACCTTAAGTTCCCGGATTGTTCAGTGGACACGTGAGATGTAAGAGATAATGTAAGGCGAATACGGTCCCATTCACACTGATAGAAGATGATCAGTAAAGCTACCGAATTTACCAGGGTTTTGATTCTTTGTTGCATTGTCACTTTAGAACGAATATGATGAGAAAGTGATAATGACGAGAAAGGGTTTTATGAATGAAAATAGACTTTATACAGGAAGTTCAGTCAAGACGAACTTTCGCTATTATTTCCCACCCGGATGCTGGGAAAACAACATTAACAGAGCAACTTCTTCTTTTTGGAGGAGCAATTCGAGCAGCTGGAACTGTAAAAGGAAAGAAATCAGGAAAGTTTGCAACATCTGACTGGATGGAAATTGAGAAGCAGAGAGGGATTTCGGTCACTTCTTCTGTGATGGCATTCGACTATGATGATTATCGGGTGAATATCCTTGATACACCAGGTCACCAAGACTTTTCTGAAGATACGTATAGAACCTTGATGGCTGTTGATAGCGCGGTTATGATCATTGATTCAGCCAAAGGGATCGAGGCGCAAACCTTAAAGCTTTTCAAAGTTTGCCGCATGAGAGGGATACCGATCTTCACCTTCATTAATAAGCTCGACCGTCAAGGACGTGAGCCTTTAGAATTATTGGAAGAGCTTGAAGAAGTATTGGGAATTCAATCCTACCCGATGAATTGGCCGATAGGGATGGGGAAAGAATTTTTAGGAATCTATGATCGATTCCATAATCGAATTGAGCAATTCCGTGTAGACGATGAAGATCGCTTTATACCTTTAAACGATGAAGGTGAAATTGAAGGCCAGCATCCTCTTAAGGATAGCAATCTATACGACCAAACGCTTGAAGATGTTTTGCTTCTGAACGAAGCAGGAAACCAATTTTCCCGTGAACGGATAGCGAATGGAGAGCTTTCTCCTGTCTTCTTCGGCAGTGCATTAACCAATTTTGGCGTTCAAACGTTTCTTGAAACATATTTACAGTTTGCACCGTCTCCACAGCCAAGGAATTCTGACGCAGGCGAGATTGAACCGACGGCAGAGGAATTCTCTGGATTCGTATTTAAGATTCAAGCCAATATGAATCCTGCTCACCGTGACCGGATTGCATTTGTCCGCATTTGTTCAGGTCAATTTGAAAGAGGGATGACTGTTAACCTTTCTCGCACAGGTAAATCCATTAAGCTTGCTCAGTCTACACAATTTCTTGCAGATGATCGAAGTACTGTAAATGAAGCTGTGAGTGGAGATATCATTGGGGTATATGACACGGGTACGTATCAAATCGGTGATACACTAGTGCAAGGAAAACAAGGATTCCAGTATGAAAAGCTCCCTCAATTTACTCCAGAACTTTTTGTTCGTGTTACAGCTAAGAACGTAATGAAACAGAAACACTTTCAAAAAGGAATTCTTCAACTGGTACAAGAAGGAGCCATTCAATATTATAAGACTCGCACGGAAGATATCATTCTTGGTGCAGTCGGGCAGCTTCAGTTTGAAGTATTCGAGCACAGAATGAAAAATGAGTACAACGTTGATGTCAAAATGGAACCGATTGGATCAAAAATTGCAAGATGGATTGAAAATGAAGAAGATGTTAAGGAAACAATGTCGAGCTCTCGAAGCATGCTGGTGAAAGATCGTCATGACAACCTGGTCTTCTTGTTTGAAAATGATTTTGCCATGAGATGGTTCAATGATAAAAATCCTGATATACGATTATACAGTTTAATGTAAATTATGTAAGCACCCCCTAGAATTTGATCTGGAGGGGTGCTTTTAGTTTTTAGGTTCTCGGAATTCCGTGTAAAGCCTGGATTCATTTGAGCTAGTACCATTATCTAGTGAATTTCTCCTGATATAAAGGTTGATTAGTGGTGTTTTTTGGGTAAAAAGCCTTATTATATAAATATAGGATATAATTTCATATAAGGGAGAGAGTTGATAGTGAAAATCGCTTGTGCAAATTGCACTGTAACCATGAAGTATCTCGATGCAGGGTGCTTTTTTTTACATAATGATCAAAATCATTCCGTGCCATTGAATGGATATTCGACGCGATTAGAAGATGGTACATATGTTTTTCTATATGAAAATCTGAATGTACTATACGAAAAGCTTGTGAGGGTAGAGGATTTACTGGAAGAGTATGGATGGAAGTGCAGCATAAATGATATAGATCAGCCCAGACCATTCATGGCAGTAGGCAAATTCATGCTGTTAATGAAACATAGAGAGATGATAGAGATGATTCAGGGTGGAAATTTCACAAGTCATCTTCAACCAATCATTGATTTAAGCGATTACAGTCTCTTGGGTTATGAATCTCTTTTGCGGGCAGGGGACCAGTCAAAAAAAATTAATCCCGGACAATTATTTGAAGTTGCCGCCATCACGGGCTTTCATTCCATGTTAGACCAGAAAGCAAGGAAATCGGCTATCGAATGCCGTGTAGGTCAGGTGAATCCAGGTATTAAAAGTTTTATTAATTTCCTTCCTTCCACGATCTATAATCCTGAATTTTGTTTACGCCATACCTTTCAGATTGTGAACGAAATTGGTGTGAATCCCGAGGATCTTGTATTCGAAGTGGTTGAAACAGAAAAGATTGAGGATGTGGAGCATCTAAAATCCGTCCTTGATGTATATAAGCGTGAAGGAATGAAAGTGGCGCTTGATGATGTTGGATCCGGTTTTGCCACAGTTGAAATGCTGACTCTCCTAAAACCGGACTATGTGAAAATTGATCGATCCTTTATCAATCATTGTGATAGACTTGCTGAAAATCAGGAGTTTTTACGGAAAGTCATGAAGATTGCTAAGGAGTTAAATATCCTTGTATTAGCAGAAGGAATAGAGAGGGAAGAAGAATTGCTTTTTTGTAAAGAAATCGGTGTTCATTATGCACAAGGTTATTTCATAGGAAAGCCGGCCCAACAAGCAGTAGAACCATTTGCCGATTCTCTATTTGTATAAGGAAAGGTGACCTCACTTCTACGAAGAGAGGCATTTTTTTATAAAAAGGTAGTTGACATATTTTAAGACGATGATAAAATACTAGTATAAT is a genomic window of Rossellomorea sp. y25 containing:
- a CDS encoding EAL domain-containing protein; this translates as MKIACANCTVTMKYLDAGCFFLHNDQNHSVPLNGYSTRLEDGTYVFLYENLNVLYEKLVRVEDLLEEYGWKCSINDIDQPRPFMAVGKFMLLMKHREMIEMIQGGNFTSHLQPIIDLSDYSLLGYESLLRAGDQSKKINPGQLFEVAAITGFHSMLDQKARKSAIECRVGQVNPGIKSFINFLPSTIYNPEFCLRHTFQIVNEIGVNPEDLVFEVVETEKIEDVEHLKSVLDVYKREGMKVALDDVGSGFATVEMLTLLKPDYVKIDRSFINHCDRLAENQEFLRKVMKIAKELNILVLAEGIEREEELLFCKEIGVHYAQGYFIGKPAQQAVEPFADSLFV
- a CDS encoding peptide chain release factor 3, giving the protein MKIDFIQEVQSRRTFAIISHPDAGKTTLTEQLLLFGGAIRAAGTVKGKKSGKFATSDWMEIEKQRGISVTSSVMAFDYDDYRVNILDTPGHQDFSEDTYRTLMAVDSAVMIIDSAKGIEAQTLKLFKVCRMRGIPIFTFINKLDRQGREPLELLEELEEVLGIQSYPMNWPIGMGKEFLGIYDRFHNRIEQFRVDDEDRFIPLNDEGEIEGQHPLKDSNLYDQTLEDVLLLNEAGNQFSRERIANGELSPVFFGSALTNFGVQTFLETYLQFAPSPQPRNSDAGEIEPTAEEFSGFVFKIQANMNPAHRDRIAFVRICSGQFERGMTVNLSRTGKSIKLAQSTQFLADDRSTVNEAVSGDIIGVYDTGTYQIGDTLVQGKQGFQYEKLPQFTPELFVRVTAKNVMKQKHFQKGILQLVQEGAIQYYKTRTEDIILGAVGQLQFEVFEHRMKNEYNVDVKMEPIGSKIARWIENEEDVKETMSSSRSMLVKDRHDNLVFLFENDFAMRWFNDKNPDIRLYSLM
- a CDS encoding NupC/NupG family nucleoside CNT transporter is translated as MQYLWGIMGIIVVLGIAFAFSTNKKRINFRTVLGGLAIQLFFAFVVLETSWGQSSLKWLTQGVNAIINYSNEGITFLFGGLYTEESNIAFIFAFNVLPVVIFFSALISVLYYLKIMQFFIKILGGGLAKLLGTRKAESLSAAANIFVGQTEAPLVVRPYLSKMTESELFAVMTGGLASVAGSVLVGYSLLGVPLEYLLAASFMAAPAGLVLAKLFVPETDNTPEPKELDMEADSDSANVIDAAAKGASVGLQLALNIGAMLLAFIALVALINGLLGFVGGWFGFDSLSLELLLGYAFAPLAFAIGVPWSEAVIAGNFIGQKLVINEFVAYSAFAPEIGNLSDKAVAIISFALCGFANLSSLGILLGGLGNLAPDRRGDIARLGLKAVIAGALASLLSAAIAGMFV
- a CDS encoding YueH family protein → MKIRKNFLEGLEQKVYIYENKKEELILIAVPCIQWSYSFTYEEEDIHTKLFHSLQERVSGETATTLSSRIVQWTREM